CGCGTAGGCGCCGGGCACCGCGACGATCAACGTGAGCAGCACCGATCCGAGTGCGGTGATCAGGCTGACGCGGAGCCCTTCGAGCCCGCCGTCCTCGAACGCGGTGACGTAGCCCTCGAGCGCCGGGGCGCTGGGGAACCACTCGGTGTCGGTCGAGTTCGCACCCGGCTGGAGGGATGCCGAGACCATCCAGTACACCGGGAACAGGTACACGATGAGGATGGCGACCGTGAGGACGGTCCAGAACCATCCGCGCCCTCGTCGGGAGATCTGCGGCCTCATCGCTCCGCACGCTCCCGCCGCGCCGACAGCCAGGTATAGACGATCGCGAAGCCCAGGCTGATGACGAGCAGCAGCATGCCGTAGGCGCCGGCGTGGCCGAACTCGAACAGCTGGAAGGCCGAGCGGTACGACAGCACGCCGAGCGTCATGGTGCTGTTCGCCGGTCCGCCCTGTGTGAGCGCGAGCACGAGGTCGACGATGAGCAGGTTGAACACCACGCTCATGACGACCAGCACCGAGATCACGGGCCAGATGCTCGGGATGATGATGTGCAGCAGTCGCTTGCCCGCGCCGGCACCGTCGAGCGCGGCGGCCTCCAGATGCTCGGCCGGCACCTGCTTGAGGGCCGCGGCGAGGATGGTGGACCAGTAGGGCAGGCTCGCCCAGACGGCGACGATGATGACGCAGGCGAGGGCCGTGGTCGGGTCGGCCAGCCAGGCGTTCGTGGGGAGTCCGAGCGTGCGGAGCACGTCGTTGATGGCGCCGTCGCCGGCGAGCAGCGACTTCCAGATAGTCGCCACGACCACGGCGGGCAGCAGCCACGGGATGAGGATGAGGGCAGGAAGCCAGCGGCTGCCGGGAAACCGCCGGGTGAACAGCAGCGCGAGGGCCATGCCGATCACGAGTTCGGCGCTCACGGCGACGACGGTGATGGTGAGCGTGTTCACGATGGCGATGCCGGTCGCGTCGGCGCGGAAGATCTCGAGGAAGTTCTGGAAGCCCACGAACGGGGCGTCGCCGGTGATGAACGTGCCGGTCGTGAAGTCGGTCGTGCTCATGAACACGCCGTAGCCGAGCGGGAAGAGGAAGAAGATGGCGAAGAACACGATCGCGGGCACGAGGAATGCCCACAGCTCGAGGTTCCTGCGCCGCACCAGAGTCAGGCCGAAGCGGCCGGAGACGGAAGTCCCCGGCCGCTTCGGCGCCGTCGCGACTGAGGTCATCAGCCCTGGTCGGCCTTGCTCAATGCTTCCTCGGCGCTCACGCCGTTGACGGTCGCGTTCTGCAACGCGTCGACGTACTTCTGCTGCAGGGCGTTCCACTCGGTGCCCAGCGACGCCGGGTTGAAGGCGTTCTCGACCGGGGTGACGAACGCCTCGGCGGCGGGGACCTGCTCGACGAACGCGGCCTGCGCCGAGGTCAAAGCGGGCACGTAGCCGCCCTTCACCGCGGTGTCGATCTGGTTCTCCTCGGCGGCACGGCACTCGACCAGTGCGGCTGCGGCCTTCTCGCGCTTCTCATCGGCCTGCACGGCGACGCCGTAGGCGTAACCGAGGAGTCCGACGCTGCTCTTGTCGGCGCTGGTGCCGGCCGGGATCGAGAACGTGCCGTACTCGAAGCCGAGGCTCGTGTCGACGAGGTTCCAGGGGCCGGAGACCGTGATGGCCGCCTTGCCGGACTTCCACTGGTCGATGCCGTCCCAGCCCCAGTTCACGAACTCCTTCGACAGGCTGCCGTCGTCGACGAGGGTCTTGTAGAGGTCGATCGCGGCCACGGCGCCATCGCTGGTCACCTCGGCGGGGTCGCCGCCGGCGCTCAGCAGGAAGGGCAGGAAGTACGACGAGGTCGAGCCGTCGCCGGCGATGCCGGGCAGTGCGATGCCGTAGTGGTCGGCGGTGGTCGCGGCCTTCGCCGCGGCGATGAGCTCGTCGAACGTGGTCGGCAGCTCGGTGATGCCGGCCTCCTCGAAGAGCGCCTTGTTGTAGAAGATCGAGTAGTCCTCGACCTGCACGGGAAGGCCGTAGAGCTTCTCGTCGTAGGTGCCGAGGTCGGCGACCGAGTCGGCGAGGCCGTCGGTCTTGAGTCCGAGCTCACCGAGGTCGGCGAGCACGCCCTGGGCGGCGAGCTGCGGCAGCTGCGTGTCGGTGTTCAGCAGCGCGATGTCGGGGAGCGACTTCGAGCTCGCGGCCTGCAGCAGGCTCGTGGTGTAGTCACCCGACAGGGTCTGCACGTCGACCGTGATGTCGAGGTCGGCGGCGCACTGCTCGAAGTACTCCTTCTGCAGCGTCTGGTACGGATCGAAGTCGATGTTGTTCCAGACCGTCAGCTCGACGCCCGAGAAGTCGGTGTCGTCGCCGTCGGCGGTGCTGGCGGGGGTGGCGGTGCCGGAACATCCGGCGAGGAGGACGACGGTCGCGAGCCCGGCGGAGGCCGAGAGCGCGACGCGGGACGCGCGCGTGCGGAGGGTGCTCATGAGGGGGTACGGGGTCCTTAGCTCGATCGGGCTGTGACCGATCGTCGGGAGAAGGCGGCGGATGCCGTGGCACGAGTCTCGTGGAGAGGGGGGCGTGCGGTCACGAACTCGGACACATGACGAAATGATCCGACGCAGATCGTCACGCCGGGCGGCTCAGCGTCGTCGCGCACCGCCCGGGTGGTCGCGCAGCAGGCGATCCGAGCCGTCGGTGCGCAGGCGCGAGCGCAGCGTGCCGGAGTTCGGGAATCCGCCGAACAGCCCGCGTTCGCGCAGGCGGGGCGCGAGCAGCTCGGTGAAGTCGTCGAGGGTGCCCGGCGAGAGGAACTGGTGCAGCAGGAAGCCGTCGACCCCCGACTCGTCGACGAACTCCTCGATGTTCGCGGCGACCTCGTCGGGCGTGCCGATGAACCGGTCGTCGGCGAACGCCGTGACCGAGGCGAACCGCTGCCGCACGTCTCCCGCGGTGAGCGGCGGAGCATCCGTCCGCGTCTCCTTCGTCTGCGTGTGCGTGGTCGACTGTTTCGCGATCGGCTCGTCGTCGGCGTACCTGCTGAAGTCGACGCCGCTCCAGCCCGCGTAGGCCGCGAGCTGGGCGTCGGCGTTGTAGTGCGACTGGTAGCCGTCGAGGTTCTCCTGCACCTCGACCCTGGTGCGGGC
The sequence above is drawn from the Candidatus Microbacterium colombiense genome and encodes:
- a CDS encoding sugar ABC transporter permease, with amino-acid sequence MTSVATAPKRPGTSVSGRFGLTLVRRRNLELWAFLVPAIVFFAIFFLFPLGYGVFMSTTDFTTGTFITGDAPFVGFQNFLEIFRADATGIAIVNTLTITVVAVSAELVIGMALALLFTRRFPGSRWLPALILIPWLLPAVVVATIWKSLLAGDGAINDVLRTLGLPTNAWLADPTTALACVIIVAVWASLPYWSTILAAALKQVPAEHLEAAALDGAGAGKRLLHIIIPSIWPVISVLVVMSVVFNLLIVDLVLALTQGGPANSTMTLGVLSYRSAFQLFEFGHAGAYGMLLLVISLGFAIVYTWLSARRERAER
- a CDS encoding extracellular solute-binding protein, with translation MSTLRTRASRVALSASAGLATVVLLAGCSGTATPASTADGDDTDFSGVELTVWNNIDFDPYQTLQKEYFEQCAADLDITVDVQTLSGDYTTSLLQAASSKSLPDIALLNTDTQLPQLAAQGVLADLGELGLKTDGLADSVADLGTYDEKLYGLPVQVEDYSIFYNKALFEEAGITELPTTFDELIAAAKAATTADHYGIALPGIAGDGSTSSYFLPFLLSAGGDPAEVTSDGAVAAIDLYKTLVDDGSLSKEFVNWGWDGIDQWKSGKAAITVSGPWNLVDTSLGFEYGTFSIPAGTSADKSSVGLLGYAYGVAVQADEKREKAAAALVECRAAEENQIDTAVKGGYVPALTSAQAAFVEQVPAAEAFVTPVENAFNPASLGTEWNALQQKYVDALQNATVNGVSAEEALSKADQG